The Oxobacter pfennigii genome includes the window AATAAAAATAATTATTTATTGTCAATACCATAAAGAGTAGTAAGTAAAAGACTATCTTGTTGATATGGAAAATGAATTCTTAATTAGGATTAAATGCGGGGATAAAGCAGGAACTAAAGTAATATTAGATAAAACTTTGGACTATATTTTGCTAAGTGGTACCTATGATCTTGAGATTTTAAGAACCAAGATTATAGAAATACTCATTCTCATATCAAGAGCTTCTATTGAATATAGCTCAAACCTTGATGAAATACTGGAATTCAAATTATTTCTTGGACTATGCCGACTGGGGCCAAACAAGGAGGAGCATATCGCTTATTTTATATACTATAAGGCTATAATAATAAGAAATTTACCAGGTAAATTTTATGTTATAATAGACTGGTATTTAAAAATGGATAAGCTTGAAATGGAGTGAAACCTGTTTATGAGAGATAATTGGAAAAAAGATATAGTTTTGTTTGTATTAAGCCAGACCATATCGTTGTTTGGTTCCTCGCTGGTTCAGTATGCCATAATGTGGTACATAACACTTAATACAAAATCCGGACTTATGATGACTATTTCCATCATATGCGGGTTTTTGCCTACTTTTCTTTTATCACCTTTTTCAGGTGTGTGGGCTGATCGTTATAACCGCAAAATGCTTATAATTTTATCGGATGCATTTATAGCAGTATCAACCCTTGTAATGGCAATATTGTTTTTAATGGGACATGGGTCAATATGGCTCATGTTTTTAATGTCTTTTTTAAGGTCGTTGGGCGCCAGTGTTCAAATGCCGGCTAACGGAGCCTTTATACCTCAGATTGTACCAGAGGATAAGCTTACAAAGGTGGGGGGTATAAACGGAAGCATACAGTCGGTAGTCATGCTTGTATCACCCATGCTAAGCGGTGTACTTTTAAGTGTGGCATCCATTGAATCTATTTTTTTCATCGATGTCATAACGGCTGCTATTGCTATACTTGTGCTTATTTTATTTCTCAAGGTACCTTCCCACAATAAAGCTCTTAATACAGAGCAGGTAAGCTATTTTTCGGATTTAAAGAAAGGAATTGCATATATAAAAGAGCATCCTTTCGTCAGGACCTTCTTTGTATTTTGTGCTTTTTACTTTTTCTTAATAGCTCCCGTTGCCTTTTTAACACCACTGCAGGTCACAAGGAGTTTCGGGGAGGATGTATGGCGATTGACAGCCATAGAAATTGGTTTCGCTACGGGAATGACCCTGGGCGGACTTCTCATTGCTTCCTGGGGAGGCTTTAAAAATAAAATACACACCATGGTGCTGTCAAGTTTTACTACCGGACTTTGTGTAATTGCACTAGGTGTGGTGCCTTTATTTTCAATATACCTTATTATTATGGCAATTGCAGGTATATCAGTGCCTATATTCAATACACCATCGACGGTTCTTTTACAGGAAAAGGTGGAGCCTGATTTCTTAGGCAGGGTATTCGGAATAATGGGTATGATATCAAGCTCCATGATGCCTTTAGGTATGCTTATATTCGGACCTGCCGCCGATTTTATTCCTATCGAGTGGATTTTGACGGGTACCGGCATATTATTGTTTCTGCAAAGCTTTTTTCTAATAATGAGCAAAGACCTTGTTGAGGCCGGAAAACCTAAAGAAGAAAGCTATTCTAAATGGTAATCAGCTCGTATTCTTTGCTTCCTATACCTAATTTTACAGCGTGGTCAATTGCCACCTTCCAATCGGTGTCAGGCGCCAGATTTGTAAAATGGTCATGATGCTTATGGTTTTGTTTTGAAAGCAGACTTCCTTCCACTACAGGCTGGCGGTTAACTGCTTCAGCACAGGCCATATCCAATGCAACGGGGTCAAAGGAAGCAAACATTCCTACATCCGGCACTATGGGTATATCATTTTCAGAATGGCAATCGCAAAATGGTGATACATCAATAACCAGGCTTATATGAAAATGAGGGCGTCCCTCAAGGACTGCATAGCTGTATTCAGCTATTTTCTTGTTTAATATGCCGTTGGATTCATCAGAAGCAGGTTCAACGGCATCCGTAGGACAGACTCCTAAGCATCTTCCGCAGCCTACGCATCTTCTATGGTCTATTGATGCTTTTTTATTTGTTATGGTTATTGCACTGTGAGCACAGCTTTTAGCGCACATGCCGCAGCCTATACATGAAGCCTGTTCGACTGTGGGCTTTCCGCTGCTGTGCATTTCCATTTTTCCTGCCCGGGAACCGCAGCCCATTCCTATATTCTTTAAAGCACCTCCGAAGCCCGTCGACTCATGGCCTTTAAAGTGATTAAGTGAAATGAATACATCCGCATCCATAATGGCG containing:
- a CDS encoding MFS transporter is translated as MRDNWKKDIVLFVLSQTISLFGSSLVQYAIMWYITLNTKSGLMMTISIICGFLPTFLLSPFSGVWADRYNRKMLIILSDAFIAVSTLVMAILFLMGHGSIWLMFLMSFLRSLGASVQMPANGAFIPQIVPEDKLTKVGGINGSIQSVVMLVSPMLSGVLLSVASIESIFFIDVITAAIAILVLILFLKVPSHNKALNTEQVSYFSDLKKGIAYIKEHPFVRTFFVFCAFYFFLIAPVAFLTPLQVTRSFGEDVWRLTAIEIGFATGMTLGGLLIASWGGFKNKIHTMVLSSFTTGLCVIALGVVPLFSIYLIIMAIAGISVPIFNTPSTVLLQEKVEPDFLGRVFGIMGMISSSMMPLGMLIFGPAADFIPIEWILTGTGILLFLQSFFLIMSKDLVEAGKPKEESYSKW
- a CDS encoding DUF362 domain-containing protein, which gives rise to MEKSKVYFTDMHVTYRENLQEKLTRLIKTAGIQNIDFNKKYTAVKIHFGEPGNLAFLRPNYAKTVVDIVKDLGGRPFLTDCNTLYVGSRKDALEHLSSAYLNGFSPFSTGCHILIGDGLKGTDEALIPVNNGEYVKEAKIGRAIMDADVFISLNHFKGHESTGFGGALKNIGMGCGSRAGKMEMHSSGKPTVEQASCIGCGMCAKSCAHSAITITNKKASIDHRRCVGCGRCLGVCPTDAVEPASDESNGILNKKIAEYSYAVLEGRPHFHISLVIDVSPFCDCHSENDIPIVPDVGMFASFDPVALDMACAEAVNRQPVVEGSLLSKQNHKHHDHFTNLAPDTDWKVAIDHAVKLGIGSKEYELITI